A segment of the Hemicordylus capensis ecotype Gifberg chromosome 6, rHemCap1.1.pri, whole genome shotgun sequence genome:
GGATCCCAGACTTGAGTGTCCtagataggagtgtgcacagacggTTTGGTGCCGTGCAGTCAAAATTCAAACCAAATCCGGaccaaactgcagatatgtgaactGGTTCTGTcaaaccaatcagctgggccggCCGGTTTGATGAACTGTCTCGAAGCGGTTCGTGCTCGAACCGTCTGGCTTCGTAGCAGTCCAGTTCGCGATTGAAGTGGTTCTGCCCATTAGATTTGAAATGAAGAAAATGGGAAGTGCTTCACACAAAATGTCACTAACTTTTGAAACTGGTTCACATGGCATTATGTGGTAGAAATCAATCTTGCTGTAGGAATGGTCACGCTCTCCACACTTGGGCTTCTGTAACCTTAATAGTTGTGTAGAAGAGGACATGCTGGCAACAGTGTTCTCTAAAAAATTTTCATctttgtgcagaatgaattttgttttgagtggcagtatcaaggcagtgtgggcgcacatgcattcagagtggggcattcctgattcagcctgagagggatctaaagttaactgagcggaCCTGTGAGCTCAAAAAACCTGTGAAcgcatgcacgtgtgcacgccttagaaggaacactggttggcaAGTGCAACTTTTCTGGCATGTGCAGCCTTGCGATGTGATGAGCTGCACTTCCTGAAATTCCCTCTACTGCACACCTGTCAAGAGATGCATGATCTTGATGGGGCATGGCTGACAACCCCTATGATAATAAGTttaaagggcaggttagagaacTCCTGGAGAAGTAGTCTCATCAGGATGGGAAAATAAATTTTAGGTTTTTAGGTGCCTGCGTGGAAAATGTTGGGTGACCTACTGCATGAcaaactctgctgctgctgctaccaccaccaccaccaccaccaccaccacccctgtttCATGGACTAAGTGCCTAGTCTCTTCATATGGCTGCAGGTACCAAAGTCTTTGTCATGCCTAATGGGATGCTGAAGAGCAACCAGCAGTTGGTGGACATCATTGAGAAGGTGAAACCCGAGATCCGGCTGCTGATTGAGAAGTGCAACACGGTGAGCGCTGGAGTGCCTTCCCCGCCCCTTGAGCGCTGACTTGTAGATCAGTTGCCTGATATTGCTGCTTGAACTGCAGGGTAAAGTGAGATGTGTTTTTTGTCAGCTCCCCAGGTAGAATGTGGTGGCTAATCCTGCCCGCCAGCCTCTGTTTGGGAAGAGGGCCGTGCGCTTTACTGTggatctctgtctctctttgtaaGAATCTGTATCTTACTATGGAAAACCTTGATAGATCCACTCTGTTGCAGCAGACattggcctagttctcactgaggccGTAAACCTATGCCTGGGGTGCAGCACTTCAAATCACATACAAAGGCTTATGTAACAGAATGCTCCCCGATATAGCCCTATTCATAAAATACAGTCCTACCCATGGAAAaccagcatgtcagggagaaagccAGACTAGAACCTCCCTAGTCCCCATACCCTACTACAGGTGTTCCAACCTTGGATCTCTGGGTGGTGTTAGACtgcaacacccatcatgcccagccacaatggtcttgaGCCatgaacatctggagaaccaaggttagGAACCTCTGCTCTACTGCAACTAAACCTAAGTGTGTCAACACAAAATCATATCTCTTcttcttcagtttctctttgcCTCCCCTCCTTGTTGTTCCCCCTGTATCTCTTTCTAAATGGCtagttccttggggcagggacctgtccctGCATCTGTTGTAAAGCATCTTGTACATGGGTGGTACTATATAAATGATAAAAATCCCTTAAATAAtgtaataaatagtaataataactaGATAGCccaggctcagagcatctgcacctctagttctccctcctccttcccccctccctcttggctcTCTCCCCAGTTCTCAGTGCTACTGCCGTTTTTCACCCACACCTCCAGccactgccctccccccaccacccacacgcctttccactgctgctttcctctgcccctcctggcagctcgagaactgccacgcatgggattagtgacaggcacgtcttagagaattatatagatagatagaaccctTCTTCCCAACCTGCTAGTTTTTATGCATTaagggttggtttttaaaaaaaacaaaaaacaaaattacatctttgggtggttttcttattgtaagccgcccagagatgtaagttttgggtggtatataaatgtgttaaataaaataaataaaatggtttatttattttttgacaaACACATAAAATAGACTGTTGCACAAACAGCTAATTAGGATGATTCTGTACTGTAAAATAACAAAGCAAATATGCATTATTTGAAGTTACAGGGCACGATGTACTAGCTTGTGTTTGGAAAGTATATCCTGCTGTATATTCCCACCCATTCCCTTGCTGGGATCCATAGAGCCAAGAAAGGGGCTTTGTTAAGCACAGTAGGGCAGCAACCCTTTGTGTTGGCAATATGGGTACTGGGGCTGtttttgtctggattcagtcatgtgagcctgGCCCGTGGTCGGAGCGTACAGCCCTCTGCAGGTGCGCGTATTCCACTCCAGTGAGAACCAGGTGCACGTATTCCACtccagtgagaactaggccagcATTGGATTAGTGCGCAGAAGACTAGGGTTTGGATTCCTGCTCGGTTCTGGAGTTTTCTGAAGGAAAGCCACCCTCTCCGCTTGATCTCCCCTGCTTGGGAGTAATCTGATGCTGCAAGCAGTGCAGTCTGCCAGGTGTTCTCTGACTTTTCCAAAAAGGCCGTGGCGCTTCCTGATGACATGTCTTTTCCCCTGCAGGTCAAAATGTGGGTGCAGTTGCTAATTCCCAGGATAGAAGATGGCAACAACTTTGGtgtttctattcaggtaaatcAGCTACTGGTGTGGGAATCCAGAGGAAAGATGCCTTTGCTGGTGTCCTCTGTGCATGTCCtggggagtggggtggtggtggtggcttggAGCCCCCAGTTCCCCCTGCACATTGAAGAGGAGAGCATTTCCCTGATTCAGAAATGCAAAACTGCTTTTAGAGATCAGGCTTTTGGTAGCTCGCCAAAGTCCCTGTGGAATCCAGCTGCCTCTTTGGAAGCACTCTCCCTGGCATAATTCTTTGCCCTTGATCTTTAAACTCATACAGCATTTTGGTTGGGTCAGTTTGGGTTGGTGTTTCTTCCTGAGGGTCAGGCGTCTTGGGTCAAGGTGGTGGTTCATCAGATGACTGGCCTGAATGGTCTGTGCAATTACTGACCAGTTGAGTACATCCAGACATGTGTGGACCTGGTGTTTTCTTCTCTTAATGCTTGCCTGCTCCCTCCCTTTCTTGCAGGAAGAGACAGTGGCTGAGCTCCGAACTGTGGAGAGCGAGGCAGCTTCATACTTGGACCAGATCTCTAGGTGGgtgcccctcttaaagccatccaggctgttggctgtcaccacatcttgtggcagagaattccactttGATTATGGAATtcattgattatgcattgtgtgaaaaagtacttccttttgttggtcctaaatttcttggcaatcggtttcatgggatgacccctggttctaatcttgtgagcgagggagaaaaatttctgtccactttctccacaccatgcatgatttcatagaccatatgattttatattttatctCTCATCCCTCCCCTCAGTTAACTTTTTtcctaaatgaaaaagccccaggcgttgtagccttgcctcataagggaggtgctcttggcccctgatcatcttgattgccctcttctgcaccttttccagttctacaatatctttcttaaccAGAACCgtacacagtgctccaaatgtggccgcaccatagatttgtataagggcactataatattagcagttttattttcaacccccctcctaatgatccctagcgtggaattggccttctGCCCCCTTGCCTTCCATTGAGTCATTAAGCTTGCCTTTCTGCTTCTCTTTCAGATACTACATCACCCGGGCAAAGCTGGTTTCTAAAATAGCAAAATATCCTCACGTGGTAAGTGCTCTACTCAGATATTCAGTTGCCTACTAGCATGAGAAATAGGAACTTCAATAGCATTGGCAACAGCTAAGAGAAGCATAGGCAACagctaagccattttggaagggcagtatataaataaaataaataaataaaataagagaccGCTGGAATACATTTAACTCTGGGAAAATATTGTTAGCATGAAGTCTCAGATATGCTTATTGAAATATATTTGCAATTTGTACCTCACCTTTCCATCACAAAGGTCACTTACTTTAATTATAGCTCAAGATGGTTTACATTAATAAGAAGCAATTAGTACAACatgaaaatcaaatcaaattcaagcAGGGTAAAATCAAAGAAGAGCCACAGTAAAATAGAGAGGCTTGAACAGaagccctttcccctttccccgcACCTCAGTCAGTGGGAGGGAGCGGAGGAGAAACCCTCaaaatttatcatatttttataccacgtgatgtgtacatctctaggtggtgtacaaaatttaaaacacaatataaaaacagtcaaaaacacaatataaaaacaatcagaATTTTACAAAATACAGTAGAAACAGTCTgatgaaaacaaattaaacagtttttaaaaatgaattaaacagtttaaaattaaaatgacccTCCACTGTGGAGGGTGGGTAGAATAATATGGGAAGAGGCAATCCTTAAGATATCCTGGTCCCAGATTAtgtaaaggtaatgaccagcagcTTCAATTATTCCTGAAAGCCACCAGTAACAGCTGAAGTTGGAAGAGAAGTGGAGGAACGGGCTTCCTAAAACTGGGCCCAGTTAGTAACCTAATAGCAGCAAATTGAACTAGCTGAAGTGGCTGCATTTGAGAGCATCTTTTTCTCGGGCCCTCTCTTTCTGTGGATTTCACACAGAGCTGCTGCTCAAGATGGCAGTTTTGGAGGTAACTTTTAACTGGGAGATGGAATTGGACCCTTCAATCACAGTAACTCCCTTTTGGTACCTAGTGGTGGCAAAGATATTTTGGCTGAACAACTGTCTCCTTAGGAGGATTACCGCCGCACAGTGACGGAGATGGATGAAAAGGAATACATCAGCCTGCGGCTTATCATTTCAGAACTGAGAAATCAATATGTAAGTCAGCTGTAAATGCTTCTTGCTTCCCTGTCCACTAGCTTCACTGCTTGCCCTTCCACGGTTGGCTGTTGTGTTCCTCTCCTCAGCTGGAAGGGGCAGCATGGGGACTATCCATGGGGCTGGAGGGTGCTTATCCAGCTGCTTTTTCTGACTTGGTAGCCAAGAGGTGAGGCCACAGGAGAATTTTGTGCTCTTTTGGAAGTAGGTGGGGTGGGAGCGAAAGAGGGACAGGTGCTTTCATTTGGTCACTTGGGgcaatggctgccattttgagctcTTGCTGAAAGAATCAGAGTAGCATATCCGTGTTGAGGATTAACTTGGCTTGCCATAGGCAAGCTGGTGGGAGGCAAATGGCGTGGCTGATGCAAAAGTTGCAGAAAGAGATCAGAGCTGAGGAGAGAACTCTTTTGATGCCAGTGCAGAGGCTGTTGGTGTTGATCCTGTAGTGTAGAATATAGGATTGGACAGATGAGGCTTGTTGGTCATGATCAGTCTGAAGCTTAGAGCTCCACTTCTGGtgtaaactactactactactacaattacaataatttatataccgcttctcaaccaagttctcaaagcggtttacaaagaaaaataaataatacatcaagaagatggtcccctgtccccaaagggctcacaatctaaaaagaaacataaggcagataccagcaacagccactggagggatgctgtgctggggttggataggggttGTATTTAACTACTTTAAAATCTCTCTTCACTGccatagtttaaaaaaacaaaagcaaaaaaacaacaaccccccccccccgctttgaggAGCTGTAGTCCTTAGAAGagagctctatggagaaaatGTTTTTTTCCAGATTTTCAGATACTTAGGGTCCCTTTGGGGAATCTCTTAACAGTTGAATGAATTTAATCTCAGTGTAGATGTGACCCAAGAACCTTGCAGTCTTCTCTGGCATACAGGTGCAGCATGGCATGCTGGGCTGTTGTTGCCTAGGGAACATGAGCTGTCTGTCCCTTACCGGAGGGCTGGACAAGGCGATTCACGGCAAGCCAGCTCTTCCCCGAGTGAGACGAATCACCAAATCACCTCCTTCTCTCCCGCTAGGTGACTCTGCACGACATGATCCTAAAGAACATTGAGAAGATCAAGCGACCCCGGAGCAGCAATGCAGAGACCCTCTACTGAGCACATCAACACTCTGAACTTATGAACTGTTCAGTAGGCTCAAGACAGTCTTTGCCTCCGTTTGTTATTCGACTATCGAGATGGGGAAGCTGGCTGGAAACAGTCCTCGCCACACTTTTAGTTAAAAGTCTAAAGAAACTCCTAGCTTTCTCTGGTTGGTTTTTATTTGGCTCTCGGGATTTGCCCCCCAGCTGTGTCATGTGGAAGGCATGGGGCAGAGCTACTCTTCCTACCTAGGTGGGAACAAGATGAGTGGCCAGCCCTGTTCCAGACAAGAACCCCCCAAGCCAACAGCTCTGAATGACTCTGCACTATAGCTGCCCGGAGGAACTCTCCCTTCTAGGTAATTTAGCCCTTGACTCTTGTCAAGAGCAGCCTCAAGTGCTGCTGAGAGCTGATTGGTTTGatcattagctccacccacttcAGTCTTCCCATTGGAAAAGCAGTTTGGGGAAACGAGTGCCCTTTTCGTCTCACCTGGCTGCCCACCTCCATCCTTGTGACCTGTCCAATCATGCAGATTTTAATGCCGCCGTAGGTTTCTCCTcgccacccccacttcttccatCAGGCTCATTGTTTTGAATCCACATTAACCCCCTCCAGAATTCTACAGGCCAGTAGCTCTCCTCCTGGTCTTGGCACTCATCTGCCTGGCAGGGGACCCTCCTACGTTGCTTCAGTGCAGTGGGCCTACCCTGGATGTCAGGCTGGagcaaggcaggcctgctcagacTGTTGACCCAACAGAATCGATTTGGCTAACAGCAGCGTGACTGATCAAGCACTGATGGCCCAGACTTAGTTCgatcttccccacccccaatttaaaaAGCCCAGCAATTGGTCAGAGAGTCCTGGAAAGTCCAGCTTGCGTCCTTTCCCGCCCCTCAGCCACCTCGCTGAATGGGTCCAGCTAGATTTCCTCCGCTTTGTTCTTTTCGGGTCTTCAGGGAAGCAGGAAGGGGGTGCCAACTACCTGGGATGCTGTGGTTTCCCTTGAATTTTATTCTTAATCTGTATACTCCTCTCGTGCTGTAGTCTTGTTAGTGGTGCTAGATTGGTAAAAACAGTGGCAGGCAGAATGAAGTTCCTTggttccttctccctctccttttaaattttattttaaagattccTTTTCTCTGCCAGCTCCGAAGAGCACAGGAAGCGCCTCTTCCCTGCGCTCTCTGCAAACGCCTTTGTGTCATTGTCATTGGTAGCTGGGCAAGCCTTAGTCTTCCCCTGAGCAAAAACTCTTTAACAACTGCCCTCGTTGTCGCTGCGATCTgcgagcagcccctcccctccccacgtgTTTCTTTGTATCAGCTGCTTTGTTGGATTGTTCATATTTCCTTGCCACATTGAACGTATGTACAACTTTTACTATGTCGACAAATTAAAAGTAATAGGTACTTTGAATTCATCCTTGGCAGTCGCCATGCATCTGAGTGGGCAACCAGTGTCTCTGCCTGCTGCTCAGTTTTCCCATGTCCCATCTTGCCTGTGTTGGATTTTGTCCCGCCTCGCTCTCCTAACAGCAGCAAAAATCCATGAAGTTGGGACCCTGTTCAATGGAACACaatacataagaagctgccatctactgagtcagaccattggtctatctagctcggtaatgtctacacagactggcagcagcttctccaaggttgcaggcaggaatctctcagccctgtcttggagatgctgccagggagggaacttggagccttctgcatgtaagcatgcaggtggtctttcactgagttatgaccccatcccctaaggggaatatcgtacagcgctcacatgtagtttcccattccaaTACAAACCAGgtaagaccctgcttagcaaaggggacaattcatgcttgctaccacaagaccagctctcccttctcTGACCCTTTCTGGGTAGAGTCCTCTTGGGTATAACTGTGAGGTAAGGTGAGAAACCTGGAGGGTGGCGGGGTATGGATTAAGTATCCCCTTGAGACCCCTTCCCAGCTTCTGAAGCTATTAAGAGCTTGAGGAGCACATCACTGGGCTAATCTTTGTTGCTCCTGGCTCCTAGGGTACAAGAGAGAGTCAATTGGAAACCTGCCCAGCATCTTGCTGCCAAAGCAGTGTACACTGAACCTGTACAGTTCGGGGTGTGTATAGATCCAAACTTCAAAGTGGAAGGAAGATTGACCGGGCCAAGGTGAGGCATGGATGGCCTCTGCTTCAAGTAAccaccttaagaacataacataagaacagcccagccagacgtgcacctaggtaattttggagcctggacctaaaggcctttggaggccccccggctgcaagttaagcatcattttttaacatgtaggctcttgagggcacaaaccacaccacccgggacagactaaagaggatttgggggcctccagggtgtgtggagggccTGGACTTTGGCCTTGTCCAGGGGTTAGAGAGcctctgggatcaggcccaaggcctatctggtcaagcattctgtttcacactggCCCAGGCATCTTGTCTCTGCTTTAGTGTAGAAAACTAATTATGCCCAAAGTGAGCTAAGCAAAACGTCAGCTATGTTAAGGAGACTACAGAGTAGCATCTCTGAATCAAGGGTGCCTGCTAAGTTCTGTGGGGAGCTGTTCTTAAACAAGGGAAATGTGTCTCAACAACATGACTCCCTTCAGGCACACAGTGCCACGGTCATCTGGGTTCACAGGCTTGCTCTGGGTTCAGGTTTTGGAGCTGCTTCTCTGCTCTGTCTCTGCAGCTTTGGTGCTGCCCCTCCTGAGCAGTTACTGGGGAACCAAACTTCTGAGCCATGGGCAGTTGTGTGGGCCCAAAGCACAGCTCATTACCACCCAACCTTTGGCTTCTACTCCTCTTGCCCCCTTAACATTGAACCTCACTGGTGAAAGCAGATTGTGCTGAGAACTCTGCAGTACCCTcatacagggtttcttaaccttgggcccctagatgttgatggactacaactcccatcatccccagccatgtccattgtggctgtgggtgatgggagttgtagtccatcaatatctgggggcccaaggttgagaaaccctgccctaataCAAACCTTCTTGTGTTGCCTTGACCTTGCCCTGTACTAGTCCCCCCCCCTCCGAGACTGGGCAAAAGGGAGAACTTAAAATTTCATGAGTCATTAACCAGtgatccctctccccccccactccgcatctgtgtgcagaatgagttttgctctgagtggcagtatcaaggcagtgtatgcacacatgcatt
Coding sequences within it:
- the PSME3 gene encoding proteasome activator complex subunit 3 → MASLLKVDPEVKIKVDSFRERITSEAEDLVANFFPKKLLELDAFLKDPILNIQDLTQIHSDMNLPVPDPILLTNSHDGLDGPNMKKRKLEDCEETFQGTKVFVMPNGMLKSNQQLVDIIEKVKPEIRLLIEKCNTVKMWVQLLIPRIEDGNNFGVSIQEETVAELRTVESEAASYLDQISRYYITRAKLVSKIAKYPHVEDYRRTVTEMDEKEYISLRLIISELRNQYVTLHDMILKNIEKIKRPRSSNAETLY